In one window of Erwinia tasmaniensis Et1/99 DNA:
- the rluB gene encoding 23S rRNA pseudouridine(2605) synthase RluB — MSEKLQKVLARAGHGSRREIETMISAGRVSVDGKLATLGDRVEPSVSLKIRIDGHVVPVSESISEVCRVLAYYKPEGELCTRNDPEGRPTVFDRLPKLRGARWVAVGRLDVNTCGLLLFTTDGELANRLMHPSREVEREYAVRVFGAVDDEKIKQLSRGVQLEDGPAAFKTLKFTGGEGINQWYNVTLTEGRNREVRRLWEAVGVQVSRLIRVRYGDIDLPKGLPRGGWTELDLAPTNYLRELVGLAPETVSKVPVEKDRRRTKTNQIRRAVKRHTTTKVSKPGSGRRSSKRQQG, encoded by the coding sequence ATGAGCGAAAAGTTACAGAAAGTGTTAGCACGCGCCGGGCACGGTTCCCGTCGTGAAATCGAAACCATGATCTCCGCCGGACGCGTCAGCGTGGACGGCAAGCTGGCCACGCTGGGCGACCGCGTTGAGCCAAGCGTATCCTTGAAAATCCGCATTGATGGCCATGTTGTGCCGGTCAGTGAATCTATCAGCGAAGTGTGCCGCGTCCTGGCTTATTACAAGCCGGAAGGTGAGCTCTGCACGCGTAATGACCCGGAAGGGCGGCCAACGGTGTTTGATCGTCTGCCGAAACTGCGCGGCGCACGCTGGGTAGCGGTAGGGCGTCTGGATGTGAACACCTGTGGTCTGCTGCTGTTCACCACCGACGGTGAGCTGGCAAATCGCCTGATGCACCCCAGTCGTGAAGTTGAGCGTGAATATGCCGTGCGCGTATTTGGTGCGGTAGATGATGAGAAAATTAAACAGCTGAGTCGTGGCGTTCAGCTGGAAGATGGCCCGGCGGCGTTTAAAACCCTCAAGTTTACCGGGGGGGAAGGCATCAACCAGTGGTACAACGTGACGCTGACAGAAGGGCGTAACCGCGAGGTTCGTCGTCTGTGGGAAGCGGTTGGTGTGCAGGTCAGCCGCCTGATCCGCGTACGCTACGGCGATATTGATTTGCCGAAAGGTTTACCGCGCGGCGGTTGGACCGAGCTGGATCTGGCACCGACTAACTATTTGCGCGAACTGGTCGGACTGGCGCCTGAAACCGTGAGTAAAGTACCGGTTGAAAAAGATCGCCGTCGCACCAAGACGAATCAAATCCGCCGTGCGGTAAAACGCCATACCACCACCAAGGTGAGTAAGCCAGGCAGCGGTCGACGTTCGTCGAAGCGCCAGCAGGGTTAA
- a CDS encoding Sua5/YciO/YrdC/YwlC family protein — MLPPPEAKLDEPICTRAEDVLGKLVDLIIHGGYLGQQPTTVIDLTEDAPEVVREGVGDVQPFR; from the coding sequence CTGCTACCGCCTCCCGAAGCTAAATTGGATGAACCAATTTGTACAAGAGCAGAGGATGTGCTTGGCAAGCTGGTGGACTTGATTATTCATGGCGGCTATCTCGGCCAGCAGCCAACCACGGTGATCGATCTAACCGAGGATGCGCCGGAAGTGGTGCGTGAAGGCGTGGGTGACGTTCAGCCGTTCCGTTGA
- a CDS encoding YciK family oxidoreductase — translation MHYQPKNDLLNNRIILVTGASDGIGREAALTYARYGAQVILLARNAEKLLQVSKEVAACSPTKRPAVWFSLDLEQATAEECRQLAHSLEEQIPHLDGVLHNAGLLGDVLPMEQQDPAIWQRVMRVNIDATFFLTQALLPLLLKSPSASLVFTSSSVGRKGRAGWGAYSVSKFATEGMMQVLAQEYDPLRLRVNCINPGGTRTKMRASAFPDEEPTKLKTPADIMPLYLWLMGDDSINSSGISFDAQPEREPGAAE, via the coding sequence ATGCATTATCAACCTAAAAACGACCTGCTAAATAACCGCATCATTCTGGTAACAGGTGCCAGCGACGGCATCGGGCGCGAGGCGGCTCTGACCTATGCCCGTTACGGTGCCCAGGTGATACTTTTAGCCCGCAACGCAGAAAAGCTGCTACAGGTCAGTAAAGAAGTCGCCGCCTGTAGTCCAACAAAACGGCCGGCGGTCTGGTTTTCACTTGATTTGGAACAGGCAACGGCGGAAGAATGCCGGCAGCTGGCGCACTCCCTGGAAGAGCAAATTCCGCACCTTGATGGAGTGTTGCACAATGCGGGACTGCTGGGTGACGTCCTGCCAATGGAGCAACAGGACCCGGCTATCTGGCAGCGGGTGATGCGTGTGAATATTGACGCCACCTTCTTTTTGACCCAGGCCCTTCTGCCGCTGCTGCTGAAATCGCCGTCCGCTTCTCTGGTCTTCACCTCCTCCAGCGTAGGCCGCAAGGGCCGTGCCGGCTGGGGCGCTTATTCCGTGTCTAAATTCGCCACCGAAGGCATGATGCAGGTTCTGGCGCAGGAATACGATCCGCTTCGGCTGCGCGTCAACTGCATCAACCCTGGCGGCACGCGCACCAAAATGCGCGCCAGTGCCTTCCCTGATGAAGAGCCGACAAAACTGAAAACCCCTGCCGACATCATGCCTCTTTATCTTTGGCTAATGGGTGATGACAGCATAAATAGCAGCGGGATCAGTTTCGATGCTCAGCCGGAGCGAGAACCGGGAGCAGCAGAATAA
- a CDS encoding DUF2778 domain-containing protein, protein MQICMMDYNDASPDRKRLKLHVYGVGTFSVFSGIEPVTNIAECAFIRNAALPVGTYWIVDAPEGSFANRVERFIKDFKNGTNHSEWFGLYNARTMSDHVFVNGVDRGSFRLHPLRPNGEGESWGCITFYNISDFQLVRNSLLKRKKVRVPGGKGLTAYGRIDVTGRTDYASCQVKN, encoded by the coding sequence ATGCAAATTTGCATGATGGACTACAACGATGCGTCACCAGACCGTAAAAGACTTAAGCTGCATGTCTACGGGGTGGGAACATTTTCGGTGTTTTCAGGTATTGAGCCTGTCACCAACATAGCCGAATGCGCCTTTATAAGGAATGCAGCACTACCCGTCGGGACATACTGGATAGTCGATGCGCCTGAGGGAAGTTTTGCCAACAGGGTTGAGCGATTTATAAAAGATTTTAAGAACGGTACAAATCACTCTGAATGGTTCGGCCTGTATAACGCCAGAACAATGAGCGATCACGTGTTCGTTAATGGCGTCGACAGAGGTTCATTTCGCCTTCACCCCTTGCGCCCAAATGGTGAGGGTGAGTCCTGGGGATGTATTACGTTCTACAATATTTCCGATTTTCAGTTAGTCAGAAATTCCCTACTCAAACGCAAGAAAGTCAGGGTTCCTGGTGGTAAAGGTTTAACGGCATACGGGCGTATAGATGTAACAGGGAGGACTGATTATGCGTCATGTCAGGTTAAGAACTAA